GGTGCCCATGCCCATGGCGCCGCGCACGCCGAGGTCTCCCACGAACGCTTTGGGGAACCAGCGCTCCGCGGCTACGGTGAATATATTGTCCGCTTTACCGTCCGGGGCTTTTTTGGTTTCCGCCTGGGCGACAAGATTTGAAATAAGACTTTTGTAGTTGAAACCCAGCTTTATGTCCGCCGGCACACGGTCGGAGTCGCCGGAACTTAAAGCCATGTCAGGCCGGGTCAGGTGGGCAACCTGCAGCCCCAGCTGGTAATGCGTCATGAACCGGTAAAGCAGCCCCAAATCCGCGTCAAAAGCTTTCCGGGTCAGGTTCCCGCTAAGCAGCGGGTCGGGTTGGCCGGTGCGGCTGATGCCGCTGGTCGCGTCGGCGCTTTCCGTAAAATAACCGAAAGAGCTATAGAGATATTTCAAGGTTGTCCCCATGAAAAGTTCGGCTCCGCCGGGACGCGTGCAGATCCGGCGGCCATAGGATAGATACAGCGTGTTTTCCCGGTAAAGGCTGCCGTTCAGCGTGAACGAATTAAGCGCGCCCGCGAGCGTTCCGCGTCTGCCGCCGGCTATCGGCTGCGCGTAGCCGAAGAACGAGGTGCCAAGGTTCGAATCGTCAGTAAGGCCCATATAATGCTGCGTATACGCCGCGGTGAATTGCGGCTGGGTGAGCGTGCCCAATCCCGCGGGATTATAGTGCGCTGCGTACACGTCGTCCGCTACGGACGCCATGGCGTTGCCCATGCCCGGCCCGCGGGCGCCTGCGCCAAGGTCGTCAAACGCGGCGAAGACAGGCTGAGGGCTGAAGATTGAAGGCTGAAGTAAAAAGACGGACAGGGCAAAAACAAACGGAAGAGCCGGAGACATAATCCCCGGTTTAGACCTCCCATTTCCCGCTTTTGCTCTTTTCATAATACCAGCTCTTATTTGTTTCCCGCCTCTGCCCATTGTTTCTAACCCTGTTCGCCATTCGCTATTTGCTATTCGCTATCTGATCACCACTATCGTGCCGTTAAATGTTTTCCCCTCCGTTTTTATCTGGTAAACATAGACGCCGCGCGGTACGACAGCGCCGCCGGACTTGCCGTCCCATGTCAGGGTATCGGCGATCTGCGTCCCCGGCCGCATATCGGCCACGAACGCGCCGCTCAGGTCGTAAATCTTCCCGCTGATGTCGGAGTCCTGCGGATTATCAAGCGTGAAAACCACGTAATCGTTCAATCCGTCGCCGTTGGGCGTAATGACCTTGTTCGAGATTTCCTTCACGCCAAAGCTGACGCCTGAGCTTCTGGCCAGGGTCCGTATCTGGTACCTGCCGGGGAAGGCGGAGTGCACGGTTACGGTCTGGACCGCGGGGTCAACGGTGCCGAAAACTTTTACGTATTCCCGGCCGTTGAACCAGTACGCTCCCAGTTCGGAGGAGGCATCGGCCGCTCTGACGGAGGGTGTTAACGCCGCAACCGCGGCCGCTGAAGCATTTTTGAAACTGCTCGGGACGACCTTGCCGTTCTCGGTTTGATAGTGCAATACTATATCCATTTTCATATTTTCAAGCGCGAGTTTATCAAGTCCCACTCCGGTAGGGGCCTGTATAAGCGAGAAATCCAACGACTTCACAACCTTTCCTCCTTCGTCCTGCGCTCTATCAAGCGCGGCAACGAACAGCGGGCTGCTGGTGGAATTCCCGCCGGGGGTCAGCAAAAACGCCATTTCGTAAGGTATTTTCAGCCGCGAAACCTTGTCCGGAGCCACGGCGTACAAGTTCCTGTCCGTATCCACTACCATTGAAGTGCCGGGTATTCCCACAGAATCCACGGCGGCCACTTTGTAGTAATAAACCGAATCGGGGTCGGGCACCGGCATGGTCACGCTCCGGGAAGAAACCGGCACGGAAGTTATAAGTGTCCAGCCGGTGTTTATAATTCCCGTAGCGCGGTATATTTCATAGCGGGCAAGCTCAAGCGGCTCCGCCGTGAACCTGAAGCTGGAGCCGTCATAGTTTGAACGCACGTCGTTCCAGGTAACGGTTATTTCGGTGCGGGAGGTGTTAAGCGAGGCCTGCAGCCCGGCGGGAGACATAGGCGGAAGATCAAGCAGGCACTCCGTGGACACGAAAACGGAATAGATGTGCGCGGTACTGCGGCTGGAGAAGCGGTAATAATAGGTACTGTCAAGCAGCAGCCCCGCGTGCATCTGACCGGTCCCGGCGGCGCTGGACAAAACCACGGAACCGTCCGCTATGACGTCTCCGGTTTGATAATCAATACCATCCTTAACGGTTTCGGTAATGGGCTGTGTGCTCACCTGTACCAATACGCCAAGCGGGTCCGGGGAAGCCGGGTTTGTCCAGCTGAACAGCACCCTGCGCGACAGCGCCTCCGGCA
The genomic region above belongs to Elusimicrobiota bacterium and contains:
- a CDS encoding type IX secretion system membrane protein PorP/SprF, which gives rise to MSPALPFVFALSVFLLQPSIFSPQPVFAAFDDLGAGARGPGMGNAMASVADDVYAAHYNPAGLGTLTQPQFTAAYTQHYMGLTDDSNLGTSFFGYAQPIAGGRRGTLAGALNSFTLNGSLYRENTLYLSYGRRICTRPGGAELFMGTTLKYLYSSFGYFTESADATSGISRTGQPDPLLSGNLTRKAFDADLGLLYRFMTHYQLGLQVAHLTRPDMALSSGDSDRVPADIKLGFNYKSLISNLVAQAETKKAPDGKADNIFTVAAERWFPKAFVGDLGVRGAMGMGTRDYKQFSLGLSYRNRRVQLDYGFSLPLGTIASTSGSHRMAITFHFGKPGEQEETLEMLMEALRNLKTPPAAEVRTTTVTVFVTPELSAIERAIAEKLSRSEEAIKDGRYREAVSLSSSIIDLDPKAAAAWQNMGIAYLGMEKYKNSLYAWNKAYEYEKSLALKKAIKGYINSISRLARSAAAPKPAEPAAAPRPVLSREEIEKMLDLGVNYYANKEIDKAREIFEQVLEAEPDNSDALSALRRLKDEKGR
- a CDS encoding gliding motility-associated C-terminal domain-containing protein; the encoded protein is MSGKQKILLLIAALFCAPAQEAFSGIPMSGGDNSIRRNLVSGGGALSSGTGFSLNCALAETAITTAAGSGFKFSSGLMPMAAQPGTIISITAVSKTTGTLELAWTAPGLDGFLGAASGGLYRIDTSSAPSHIFDPAVFVTEFSTSVTPGDPQVYVLHGLEPNTTYYTRIYLADARKVVAEYSAPSDESSLAALPVLPAVSGVYVSSVAFTWNIPPGDAEGYRLNASSTNFGALFAGGVVYSSSTDKGLQLTLTVTGLRPDTMHYFRLASLNWQGDVNFGAIIATRTLMGFFSLPIENLAVLPEALSRRVLFSWTNPASPDPLGVLVQVSTQPITETVKDGIDYQTGDVIADGSVVLSSAAGTGQMHAGLLLDSTYYYRFSSRSTAHIYSVFVSTECLLDLPPMSPAGLQASLNTSRTEITVTWNDVRSNYDGSSFRFTAEPLELARYEIYRATGIINTGWTLITSVPVSSRSVTMPVPDPDSVYYYKVAAVDSVGIPGTSMVVDTDRNLYAVAPDKVSRLKIPYEMAFLLTPGGNSTSSPLFVAALDRAQDEGGKVVKSLDFSLIQAPTGVGLDKLALENMKMDIVLHYQTENGKVVPSSFKNASAAAVAALTPSVRAADASSELGAYWFNGREYVKVFGTVDPAVQTVTVHSAFPGRYQIRTLARSSGVSFGVKEISNKVITPNGDGLNDYVVFTLDNPQDSDISGKIYDLSGAFVADMRPGTQIADTLTWDGKSGGAVVPRGVYVYQIKTEGKTFNGTIVVIR